The sequence CATGGGACCAGATGGGAAACAAATGCAATTAGGTCAGATGGATGGAGATGCAATAAGGCTGGTCAGTGCATCAAAAGTTTGGATTGATCACAGCACATTATTTTCATGCCAGGATGGTCTTCTAGATGTCACTCGTGGATCGACATTTGTTACTGTCTCAAACAACTGGTTCAGAGACCAAGACAAGGTCATGCTTCTTGGGCATGATGATGGGTTTTTAAGGGACAAGGGCATGAAGGTCACTGTTGCCTTCAATCATTTCGGACCTAATTGCAACCAAAGAATGCCAAGGTAAATCCTGCTCTTGATTAAATTCCAATTCTCGACATGTATGAACAATGAATCTTGTGTTGAAGATTTTATGATGATATATAAATCATTGAAAATAATGCATGGATATGCGCATGTGACCAACAACCTGTATCAAGGATGGGAACAGTACGCAATCGGGGGAAGCATGAGTCCTAGCATTAAGAGTGAATCCAACTATTTTATTGCACCAAAATCAGGAAGGAAGGAGGTAAttggtaattttaatttttagaatctTGTTCATGGCCTACAAATTCCATCCTGTTCCAAAATCTAGCAAAATATTAGGAGAAGGATGGCTAAAATAATGATCAGAAATAACCAATGATCGAATCTTTTGAATAACAGGTAACTGGAGAAATGGCATCTATGAGAAAAGCAAACCCTGGAACTTCTACTCTGTGGGAGATCTGTTTACAAATGGAGCTTCATTTTTCCAATCAGATCGCCGAGGTACGGCGAGGCCTAACTACACTAAGGAGCAAAGCTTCAAGGTTGGAGATACCAAATCTGTCAAGGCATTGACAAGCTCAGCAGGTGCTTTGAAGTGCTCAAGAACATTGAGATGTTGACGAGTCTTGACATCCAATGAAAATCTTTTCTTCTTGTACCGTATAGATACTaatccctctttttttcttccaagaCTAGTGGTATATTCTCCCTTGTCCGAACAAGACTCGAGCTGGAGTTCTAGCCTCTTTTGTTTTGCAGCAGGACTAAAGCGCTTTAAAGATCATGATAGTTTGTACTaggaaatgtaaaaaaatcatctcaacccaatagtttaagttgttagatGAGGTcccagaatatgatttatattattctttaacacaccctctcaagtgaaagccctttaaacttgaaatttgcacaggcccacattactttgtgcttaatttttatcaaataaataggaatagtgagatttgaactcgtgactacttggtcatcaaggctctgataccatgtcaaagaaccatctcaacccaatagtttaagttgttaggtgagttcccagaatataatttatattattctctaataaaaaATGGGCTTTTAATTTTCCATATGACAAATCGTTCGAAGCAAATGAATAGTTTTTTCCGAAGAAGGAGCAACATTGGAAGGGTGAGGGTTCAAGCTCCGGCCCCTTCCACAACTACAAAAGTAAGCCTCTCTTCCCCTCCTTGCGGGTTGCCAGTAGGGACCACGAGTCCTAtcgataatttaatttttttttcccgaagGATGTGGAGCCAGATCGAGTTACGTGtcgtacaaaaaaaaaaatatgtgtgttGAGAAGCCAAGCCACCTAACTCTATCTTCTCTGCCTTCaaatttctttattctttattgtCAAAGAATCAATTTATGTATGAATGTATGGACGAGGgggaataattaataattaacaaaataattaaaagatttggGTGGCTGTCGCTGTTTACTTGAATAATGAAGCTACATCctatatcttttttcttttttttcatttcttccctttttaaaatttatttttgtctttttttttattttgtttaattttattatttagtattgagtttttttatagttttttttttcaattttattctccaatatgttgattaatttttgtattttgtttcaatttattttttcatgaaaccaTTGCAGCCTCCAACAACCATCTTGGTATTTGATttgtacttaattttataagagtttacttttattaatttataattaaattaaaaatattttttaaaaaaagttatcaaatCTAGTGTAATCTATAATTCGAGTCGTAGTTTTAACAGATTAAGTTGTGAAACCCGAAGTCgatctaattaatatattattgtctcaatatgaaaaaaaagatgtcattttaatttatttttttaaaaaaaacaacgcttttatttgttctttgaatttttttgttggacTCACAAAATCAATTGGTTCATGTCGAGGTAACTcttacacaatttaattttaaattttagacagACAAGAAGTTTGAGGTGAGAGGTTTTAAGGTTGACCCACTAAActggatttaataataataccaaataattttttatgatctaaatattttctttacatctaattttttttattatccaccCACAACATAGAGCAACCGCAAACTAGTGAGATTTAGATAGCATTTGGTTATTGTTCTAAGatagaaaaatcaaagacaatgaagataaaatatatttcattgaagagaaagaaataaaagagtaAAATTAAAGAGGATAAGGACATGTGAATGTACTTGTAATAAACATATGAAGAAGGGTTTCCATTATCAACAACCACCAAATAGGTCTATCTTAGGATAGTGTATGGAGCATTAGGATGACTAGAAGGGTGTTTAGGACAATATTTTAaccaaagttttcaaaaaaaaattaaaatctttatttgattcaaattaattattattattggttattttttatcattttgatatattaatataataaataaataaatattattttgaattatttctaattaaaaaatactttgaaaagtaatcgcTTATCATTATTATAAACACCTCTAGGTAGGTATTTACACACCAAAACCTAATATATAACAAAAGACCTAATCTTATCTTGGCTTGCcattatagatattttttttttgggctgtgGTTCAATGAGcttattatatatttgaaattatggaAGTTTTGTGGTTgccatttaaataaataatttacaaaaaaatatttttagttgaagtttaaaaaatatacttagttaaaaactatgatgaagtaaattttttcatgtaaaataaatagaaaatggaTTTCcataactaaaaacaaattattttagcttttataaaattaagatttgaaacataattatatataggttccattataaaaattaaatattatttagttaACTAAACAATTCTTTCTATGTGGTTAGGCAAAAAATATCAGTGTGAAATATGAGAGATATGCTCTTTAAAATTGTTACCTTCCATAACACAAATCATGCTTGAATTTAGTAAATCATCATGGTTTTTCTATGAGAAAAACACAGCAACgaactctttctttttattattttcttatatttttttatacatgattATGAATGTTTAAGGCTATATATAATCTTACAGGTCTTACTTAGACTAAAATTTTTATCGTTATCTAACCAAGTGGTTACTTTctatcaataattaataaaactctaaTAGATAATAATTGTAGAGTTATATCGATATtagatttcttaaaaattataaatcttaacTCCTTGAATTCTAACAGTAAGATTTTCAAATCTAGATTCCAATCCCTCGGCTAATTTCTCTCCTTTAAATAACACCACTATTTTTCTCCAAGGAAACTTCCTTTTGTGCTTCTGTTATCTTTGAAGATTCtgatttcttctcctttctccTCGTAGATTTCTGCTCAAACATCCAAGAGCCATACAGCTCCACCACCTCTGGAGGAATGACATGATCAGTCATCGGAATATCTTATAAGCTGGGGAGAGCTTTCGTTTGCCAAACAAACTCAGTCAACATGAACATCCTCTAGAACATCTGAACACACTTCAGACCTATGACCATACTGGCCACATTTGAAGAAAACTAAATGGAGACCTTCGTATTCCAACCTCCAAATCCTTCTTCACGTAAGAAATTTAGAGATGAGAGGCTTTGGTAATTAAGTCAATATCCACACTTATACGAGAAAATATTGCTCTAGTACGTAGACAATTCAATAGACACGAACAGGACTCCCAATGTGAGAATGTCTTGAGAACTCTTTACCTATACGCGTGAGAAGATCTTTGTTGcagaattcaaaaaacaactCGAGAACTCTTACCTAGACCACCGCTTTGTCAAGTTTGACCTCATCAGGATCAAAATTTGGCCTTAATTCTTGAACAACTAGTATGTTGGTCAGCAACCATGCGTCCAAAGACCACCAAAAAGAACAGAACGATCATCATCTTCAGTGTAGAATTTGGGAAGATAAAACTCATTCCAAAGTCTGCTATCACAAACCCTAcgttcaatttcaatttactGCCCACCATAGAGCGATAACCTACTTTATGCCCTGGAACTTTAACTTCTGGGTTCTAAGACTCCTAGGAATTAACGCatgttatattaaatattttgcttaattaatgacaatattttttaaaataatttagtttagaTATAATTATGAACCTTCAATTAAAAAGTAAGTGATTTAGACAAGGAGACACCTAATCCCTACAATGAAGTCCAGTTTTTCCGTAGGCAACAGGGAAGCCGCGTACAAGCAATACGAGCATAATGCCCAAATTAATGGAGCAAGGACACATCAATTTGGCCCTAACAAAATCACTCTAGCTTTACAAGGATTTGCtcatctatatatattatacagatGTGATAAGCGCATTACAAGTCTGCTTGAAGAATTTTAGAACATGGTTCTTTATAGTTCCTGTAACAGCAGTAGCCTTGATCTCTCTTTTTGTTAAGAATGGAGGATTTATTTGGAAATTGGAGTTAAACAGCCACCGGCCGGCGGCCATATTGCTTGTATTTTTGGCCACGCCTCTGCTTCCCTTCTGTTGATCCATCAGGACTTCAACTACATTGGTTGTCTTGTGGCTGGCCTTAGCGGTTTCATAGCAGATTTGACTGAAAGCTCTCTTGAGTTTGCATCaacaaaagcaattttttttcatgtaattctAGAATCCTTGACATGCTGTTTccaagaaaattgttttttccttggcAGAACTGTTCTGATTCTTCCGGAACAGAAATTTACAGCACATAACAGTGAAGTCCTCAAAGAAAAAGGTCATTTGATATTTGAAGTTGAAGGGGTCTTGATTTGACCACCATTTCTGATGATATACGTACCTCCATGTTcttcattaattatattatttcataatAAATGCATTACGAttagatattttcttttaaattgaaagATATCTTCTTGATGATATGCAAACTCTTGATGCATGTATAATCTTCTTTTGCTTGGAAACTAATTAATTCAACCTTTATTATTCAAATCACGTCCAGTCAATATCGTTTTCACGCGTCAAGATTAagattaatgtatttatatataaaaatttcttttcaaatattaatatctaaaaagatGAAATAGAAATAAACTCACCTACTATAAAATCCCCAACACGTCAATAATTATgcttatttttgaaattttaccaCATGGACACCAAAAAAACGAAGTCAAAACAAGATGTCTTTGAAAGAACACTCGACAAGGAAAAAGATAACGTGGCTCATGGAAATTCTGCCTTCCATGCAAATTTTTTCAAACCTTGATTCCAGGGTCATGATTCATGATGTTTCGATCAGCCCTTAGTACACGCATATGTTGAAtttatagagagaaaaaatccAACTGGAGCTTAATAATAACTCTACTCTTAATTAAATGATCTTAAAATCAATGGATGAAATTCCTCAAAGCAGTTATAAGTACCTATATTACTCAGAAAAATGGCGCTTTCAACAAGGGATAGCCACTAGAAATTCAAGATAGatgtttatttattgaaaattttctcAAGAAAACTTTTGAACAAGACATGGAGAAAAAGAGGTATATCAAACCATTCACTCCTCGCCCCATATGAGACGGCAATGACTTTAAGCCTCTCAGTTAACTGTGTCTAGAGAATAAGATTTTTGTCCTTCCCGTATAAGTGAACATCGCTTGATCTTCTCTCACAGTTTCACCTCCAAACCAAGCTTGATCACAGCAACCACATCTCTTCTTTGAATCCTGTGTAAAAATGCACACCAGTTTTGATGGGAAGGTAGATGTAGAGTTTGATTTCTGGGGTGCAAGTGAAACCCAATATTACAGTAATGATACAGGTGCTAGTGAAGTAGAGTTTCAAGCACAGGTTGAAGAAGACTTTGTTGATTACTCACTACCCTTATGGAAAACAGATTTGTCAAGAAACGTTAGAAATGAATCCTCTCCCTTACTTCCCCGGGGCCATCATTACAGTAATATTTCGCCGAGGTCTCGGCTACAAGTGATGGCAGAAGGTAGGAGGAAGCTCATGGAGATCGTTCATAGCATGCCAGAATCTAGTTATGAACTGTCTTTAAAGGATATTGTTGATGAGCAGCAGATTTCTGAAGGGGCACAGGACGAGATGCCGAAGCAAAGGACGACTTCTGATTTCAAGTCTGAGGCTCAAATCATCAAGAAACAGAAgacgaagaaaacaaagagtttCAGTAAGTCGggtaatatttcaagaagtagaAGCATGGAAAAGGAAAATTTCTTGATCAAGATGTTCATTCCAACTTCTCTCAGTTTCAAGATCAGAGACAACACAAGAAATGGCTCAAAAGTTCTTCCAAGGTCATCGATGGAACTAACTGATAACCGCGAAGATAAGAAGTGGTGGATCAAAGGGATTTTGTTTAAAGGAGAATGTAAGAACAGTGGAAAGAGCAGCAGCACAAGCACTAGTAGCAGCAATAGCAGCACACGCACTAGTAGCAGCAGGAGCAGCACACGCACTAATAGCAGCAATAGCAGCAAAAGCAGGTATTTCTTTGGTTCTCTTAAATTTAACATTTGACCGCTTTGCAATGGAAAATCCACCCTAGCAGAATCTATTTCCATGTATTGAGAATCccatcttctttctctcttttaccACATGGCATTTGATGGCTCAATCTAGATAACTTTTGATTCATCAGACTGTTAAATCAGAGTGCTAACGGATTTTGGGTTTCTTGCTGAGATTATGCAGGTATGACAATATGGAGGCCTTGCCAAGTTGCTGGCCTTTTATCCGTACCAAGAGAAGCAGAAGGACAAGACTCGAAGGACACATCTTCTAAACTGGGGATGCAATGCGATGATTTTTGTAATGGCGTCCGTATTAGCCTCAGAATAAGATAAATTATTCTGAGATAGTGAGATTGTTCTTCAAAGAACACATcagaacataatttttaaagagtCAAGTGGTTTCACTGCCAGAAGATTGAATTCACTAAAACGTGTTTGCAGATAGCAAGCAACAGCACAAGCAGACATCAACTTATCTCTTACAAATTACTCTCTAGTCTTGTAGATATGTACCACCCGTTTATATAAAATCCCTCCTCTAGATTATCATGTGTTGCCGCCTTGCTGTTCTATAGATGCTTTTTGATAGCTCACCTGATTTTAACAGTTGTTCTTTAGAGTTTGGATACTTTTTGATATTTCACCAGATTTTGTCAGTTGTGTTTCTGACCCAAAAGTAACAAGAATAGAAACTTACTTGGAAACAGAAAAGGCCATATTGATGATGTTTAAGGTCACGATAACTCAATCAGCATTTTGTATAAACAAGAGGTTATAAGAATATCCATCCATACATATCCGCAAAATACCAAATagtaaaatacaaaattgattTAGACACTGCATTTCCTACTTAGTTACAAATCTGATATACATTTGTTGCCTAGTGAGTAAGGCTAAGATATTACTCCTTGTCCTTAAACTGCCTCCTCCTCTTGGTATATTATATGTCAATCATAATCCTAATCTCAAATCTTTAATTGCAGTACATATTGAAACGAACTGTCAGATTGGCTTCTAGTTATCTTTGTCATCTTCTATATCCTGAAGTAAGGCACCCCTCACTTTTGCCCTGCTCAAACACCATGAAAATTAGATATTGAAAATGCAGGTTCATATGGAGAACTAAACAAGGGATGCTGATATACCTGCGAAATGCTGGTACAACACGATTGGTAACTTTTGTTGAGGCAGGATCTCGGCCTG is a genomic window of Populus alba chromosome 5, ASM523922v2, whole genome shotgun sequence containing:
- the LOC118030496 gene encoding pectate lyase produces the protein MAVLSHLVAVLSFVSLYSFIPNACLAASEMNAIDQCWKLNTNWRRSRQLLATCSVGFAGKMTNNVGRDVILYKVSDPSDDPVSPKKGTLRYGATMITGKVWITFKRNMNIKLEKPLLISIYTAIDGRGVNVGIEGFGCLLVYRATDVIIHGLRIHHCKAQGPSTVMGPDGKQMQLGQMDGDAIRLVSASKVWIDHSTLFSCQDGLLDVTRGSTFVTVSNNWFRDQDKVMLLGHDDGFLRDKGMKVTVAFNHFGPNCNQRMPRIMHGYAHVTNNLYQGWEQYAIGGSMSPSIKSESNYFIAPKSGRKEVIGNWRNGIYEKSKPWNFYSVGDLFTNGASFFQSDRRGTARPNYTKEQSFKVGDTKSVKALTSSAGALKCSRTLRC
- the LOC118030505 gene encoding uncharacterized protein, yielding MHTSFDGKVDVEFDFWGASETQYYSNDTGASEVEFQAQVEEDFVDYSLPLWKTDLSRNVRNESSPLLPRGHHYSNISPRSRLQVMAEGRRKLMEIVHSMPESSYELSLKDIVDEQQISEGAQDEMPKQRTTSDFKSEAQIIKKQKTKKTKSFSKSGNISRSRSMEKENFLIKMFIPTSLSFKIRDNTRNGSKVLPRSSMELTDNREDKKWWIKGILFKGECKNSGKSSSTSTSSSNSSTRTSSSRSSTRTNSSNSSKSRYDNMEALPSCWPFIRTKRSRRTRLEGHIF